From Afipia carboxidovorans OM5, one genomic window encodes:
- a CDS encoding PRC-barrel domain-containing protein, which produces MPTDLNRSTSSLIGSDRVQGTSVFDADGEKIGVIECVMIEKVSGRVSFAVLSFGGFLGIGDAHYPLPWPALKYNVDLGGYQIMIPVEKLKAGPKYQPGTEWDWGAATKSVGEYYGA; this is translated from the coding sequence ATGCCGACCGACCTCAATCGTTCGACCTCCAGTTTGATCGGAAGCGATCGTGTGCAGGGCACTTCGGTGTTCGATGCCGATGGCGAGAAGATCGGCGTGATCGAATGCGTGATGATCGAGAAGGTAAGCGGCCGCGTGTCGTTCGCAGTGCTGAGCTTCGGCGGGTTTCTTGGCATCGGCGACGCGCATTACCCGCTGCCGTGGCCCGCACTGAAATACAACGTCGACCTTGGCGGCTATCAGATCATGATCCCGGTCGAGAAGCTGAAAGCCGGTCCGAAATATCAGCCCGGCACCGAATGGGATTGGGGAGCGGCCACGAAATCCGTCGGCGAGTATTACGGCGCGTGA
- a CDS encoding anti-sigma factor family protein yields the protein MIHDTPVTEDELHAYVDGELPSERRDAVEAWLAAHPDDAERVRLWRTMSDMLHAKYDHVADEPVPARLALDRLTQRPRQWALTATAAMLAAFLIGGGSGYVLRGMTAQTTATTSFTGDALEAHRLYVVDVRHPVEVGASERAHLQQWLTNRCGWQVRAPELDAQGLKLVGGRLLPGPNGPASFFMYENASGERFTIYASRATSASSNMRYAAQDKDAAMYWADNGIGYVVSGPADKEKLTQVARLVFDQTDQAGRKL from the coding sequence ATGATCCACGACACGCCTGTCACCGAAGACGAACTCCACGCTTACGTCGATGGCGAGCTACCATCCGAGCGACGCGACGCGGTGGAAGCCTGGCTTGCCGCGCACCCTGACGATGCGGAGCGGGTTCGCCTGTGGCGCACGATGAGCGACATGCTGCATGCGAAATACGATCATGTCGCCGACGAGCCGGTGCCCGCGCGCCTCGCGCTCGATCGTTTGACGCAACGCCCGCGGCAGTGGGCCTTGACGGCGACGGCCGCGATGCTGGCCGCCTTCCTGATCGGCGGGGGCAGCGGCTATGTTCTGCGCGGCATGACCGCGCAAACGACTGCCACCACGAGCTTCACCGGCGATGCGCTGGAGGCGCACCGGCTTTACGTCGTCGACGTGCGCCATCCGGTGGAAGTCGGAGCAAGCGAGCGCGCCCATCTGCAGCAATGGCTCACTAACCGCTGCGGCTGGCAGGTGCGCGCGCCCGAACTCGATGCGCAGGGCTTGAAGCTTGTCGGCGGACGTCTCCTGCCCGGCCCCAACGGCCCGGCGTCATTCTTCATGTATGAAAATGCATCGGGCGAGCGCTTTACGATCTATGCGTCGCGCGCAACGAGCGCGTCGAGCAACATGCGCTATGCTGCGCAGGACAAGGACGCCGCGATGTATTGGGCGGACAACGGCATCGGTTATGTCGTGTCGGGCCCGGCCGACAAGGAGAAGCTGACGCAAGTCGCGCGGCTTGTGTTCGACCAGACCGATCAGGCGGGGCGGAAACTGTAG
- a CDS encoding sigma-70 family RNA polymerase sigma factor encodes MPDFRDSVETMIPALRRYARALTHDREAADDLVQDTLVRALRAEKLFLGGDLRAWLYTILTNLNRNRRRSLARRPVLAEYHDDAPEPSGTEAEGRDIARALATLPDDQRSALLLVALEGLSYRDVAEIQGVPIGTVMSRLARARTQIRSVLDGERPALRRVK; translated from the coding sequence ATGCCCGACTTCCGCGACAGCGTTGAGACCATGATTCCCGCGCTGCGCCGTTACGCCCGGGCGCTGACCCACGACCGTGAGGCGGCCGACGATCTCGTCCAGGATACGCTGGTGCGGGCGCTGCGGGCGGAGAAGCTGTTCCTCGGCGGCGACCTGCGCGCCTGGCTTTATACGATCCTGACGAACCTTAACCGCAACCGCCGGCGATCGCTGGCGCGGCGGCCGGTGCTCGCGGAGTATCACGACGATGCGCCCGAACCCTCCGGCACCGAGGCCGAAGGCCGCGATATCGCCCGCGCGCTTGCGACATTGCCGGACGACCAGCGCTCCGCGCTTCTTCTCGTCGCGCTGGAAGGCCTGAGCTATCGCGACGTCGCCGAGATTCAGGGCGTGCCGATCGGCACCGTGATGTCACGCCTCGCGCGCGCCCGTACCCAGATCCGATCCGTTCTCGACGGTGAGCGCCCCGCGCTTCGCCGCGTCAAGTGA
- the fabI gene encoding enoyl-ACP reductase FabI, with product MAENTGLMRGKRGIILGVANNRSIAYGIAKSCRDQGAELALTWQGDALKKRVEPLAKELGAITLGHCDVTDGASIDAVFEEAKKQWGKIDFVVHAIAFADKDELDGRYLDTTEANFSRSMLISCYSLTAITQRAEKLMTEGGSILTLSYYGAEKWMPHYNVMGVAKAALEASVRYLAADLGEKNIRVNAISAGPIKTLAASGIGDFRYILKWNEYNAPLRRTVTQEEVGDSAMYLLSDLARGVTGEVHHVDSGYNVVGMKRPDAPDISLAGKD from the coding sequence ATGGCTGAAAATACCGGTCTGATGCGCGGTAAGCGAGGGATCATCCTTGGCGTCGCGAACAACCGCTCGATTGCCTATGGGATCGCCAAATCCTGCCGCGACCAGGGCGCGGAACTGGCGCTGACCTGGCAGGGCGATGCGTTGAAGAAGCGCGTCGAGCCGCTCGCCAAGGAGCTCGGCGCGATCACGCTCGGCCATTGCGACGTCACCGACGGCGCTTCCATCGACGCTGTGTTCGAGGAAGCGAAAAAGCAGTGGGGCAAGATCGATTTTGTCGTCCACGCCATTGCTTTTGCCGACAAGGACGAACTCGACGGCCGCTATCTCGACACCACCGAGGCGAACTTCTCGCGCTCGATGCTGATCTCCTGCTACTCGCTCACGGCGATCACGCAGCGCGCCGAGAAGCTGATGACGGAGGGCGGTTCGATTCTCACGCTGTCCTATTACGGCGCGGAGAAGTGGATGCCGCATTACAACGTCATGGGCGTTGCCAAGGCGGCACTCGAGGCGAGCGTGCGGTATCTCGCGGCCGATCTCGGCGAGAAGAACATCCGCGTCAACGCGATTTCGGCGGGACCGATCAAGACGCTCGCCGCGTCCGGCATCGGCGATTTCCGCTACATCCTGAAGTGGAACGAATACAACGCGCCGCTGCGCCGAACCGTGACGCAGGAAGAAGTCGGCGACAGTGCGATGTATTTGCTGTCCGATCTCGCGCGCGGCGTCACCGGCGAGGTGCACCATGTCGATTCCGGCTATAATGTCGTCGGCATGAAACGCCCCGACGCGCCGGATATATCGCTTGCGGGGAAAGACTGA